ATATCCGCCTTTCATTATACACGATTCGACATTTCATCTAACGAACGCTCTGCGGGGACACATGCAAAGAACAGGCTATCTGTTCAAGATGAATGAAACTATTGTAGTGTTTGGAGATGTGAACTCCTTTGTTCGAATGTTCGTAGCCACCAAGCGGAGAACGCAGAAGGATTAAACCAAGCAGCAAGCACATGGTTCTTCTTATATGTCCACTTCTAGTGCTGAACAAATATAAGAAATTACTAGAGAAATCTTATCACTTATATTCAGGAACAAAAAGAAAGTGTGGTACTTGTAAGTTAAAATCATTCTGAAAGATTCTCTTTGTAGTAAAATTCCAGTATTTTACGTGCTATGGGAGCGGCAACTGTGGAACCATAGCCTCCATTTTCTACGAAGACCGTGACTATAACCTTGGGATCATTAACAGGTGAAAAACCCGTGAACCATGAATGCGGTGTACTACTTGTTTCTGCGGTTCCGGTTTTCCCTGCAACTTCATACTTGAAACCTGCAAAGGCGTGGTAAGCTGTACCTTCGTCAGCTGGAGATTTTCCCTTTTTTGATATGACTTTCCTCATGGCATCAATTAATATATCCCAGTTTTCAGCAGGCAATTCGACGACGGTTGAAGTTTGAGAGAGCCCTGGTAGGAGGTGTGGGATCACATCTTTTCCGCGATTAGCAATAATTGCCGTCATTCTGGCAATTTCAAGGGGCGTAGCGAGTACGTATCCCTGTCCTATAGAACTGAGAATTGTGTCGCCGGGGTACCATTGCTCGCCGTAGTTTTTTAGTTTCCACGCAGGATCTGGAAATATACCGGCCGTCTCTTCGGGAAGATCTATGCCTGTTCGCTCAAAGATTCTCCAGCGGTGAGCAAATTTAGAAAGAGTATCGATATGCAGCTGAAGTCCTAGCTGGTAAAAATACACGTTACAGGAGACAGTGATAGCTTTTTTCAGATCCACGATTCCGTGTCCGTACAGATACCAGTCCCTGAATACAGAGAGAGTACGCCCTTCTGAGTCTTTGAACTGGTAGCTTCCATTACAACTCAAAGTGGCATCGGGAGATATACCTGCTTTGAGAGCTACCATCGATATGAAAGGCTTGATAACGGATCCAGGAGAATACGGGCTGATAGCTCTATTTAACAGAGGTGCTTGGGGATCCAATTTGAGTCGCTGCCAATCTTTTTCTGAAATACCATGAGAGAATAGATTTGGGTTGTAAGATGGATATGATACCAGCGCAAGAATCTCACCATTGTTTGACATTACCACAGCAGCACCAGGTTGGCCGATTTCTTTGAAAATAGCGTATATTTCCGAACTCAAAGAAGCATCTATCGTGATCTGAATGTCAACACCTTTTTTGGGAGGAAGTTTACTCTTTGTGAGGATCTCTCTACCAAGACTATCCACAAGTAACACTTTTTCACCAGGTTTACCTGATAGGAGATAGTCGTACTGTTTTTCTACTCCTCTTTGCGGTATTCCTTCGGTGTTTATATAACCAACCACATGAGATACTCCCATGTTTTCACTATATCTTCTAACAGATTCGTCTGTTATGGTTATTTCCGTAATGTTTTTGGCTTTGTAGAATTTATCCGGGGTTAGGTGAAGTATTATCTCTCCAGATACTTCGAGTCTTTTCAACGTTTTTTCAGGGTCCGTTTCTTCAGAAAAAACGTCCAGCAATTCGTTTCTTGCGGTATCAGAGAAATGAGCCACCTTCTTGTGTATTACATGATATCGCGAATCCCACGCTAAAGGCTCTCCGTTCCTATCGAGTATTTTCCCGCGTTCAGCTGGTAATTTCAGAGTTCTCGTTGTGATTTTTTCTACTTCTTCTTGATACTTTCTATGTTCGATCAGCTGGAGTTCTACCAGTCTGAAAACAAATATGGTCATCGCTATGAAGAAGATAAATATCAGTAGATCACTTCTTCTGAAGTTCAAGTTTTTTCCTCCTGAAGATAATGAATACGATAAATACCGGTATCAGCGCTAAATACCAGATCTTCATATAAATGCTGGC
This genomic interval from Kosmotoga pacifica contains the following:
- the mrdA gene encoding penicillin-binding protein 2 → MNFRRSDLLIFIFFIAMTIFVFRLVELQLIEHRKYQEEVEKITTRTLKLPAERGKILDRNGEPLAWDSRYHVIHKKVAHFSDTARNELLDVFSEETDPEKTLKRLEVSGEIILHLTPDKFYKAKNITEITITDESVRRYSENMGVSHVVGYINTEGIPQRGVEKQYDYLLSGKPGEKVLLVDSLGREILTKSKLPPKKGVDIQITIDASLSSEIYAIFKEIGQPGAAVVMSNNGEILALVSYPSYNPNLFSHGISEKDWQRLKLDPQAPLLNRAISPYSPGSVIKPFISMVALKAGISPDATLSCNGSYQFKDSEGRTLSVFRDWYLYGHGIVDLKKAITVSCNVYFYQLGLQLHIDTLSKFAHRWRIFERTGIDLPEETAGIFPDPAWKLKNYGEQWYPGDTILSSIGQGYVLATPLEIARMTAIIANRGKDVIPHLLPGLSQTSTVVELPAENWDILIDAMRKVISKKGKSPADEGTAYHAFAGFKYEVAGKTGTAETSSTPHSWFTGFSPVNDPKVIVTVFVENGGYGSTVAAPIARKILEFYYKENLSE